One segment of Mycoplasma sp. E35C DNA contains the following:
- a CDS encoding DUF1951 domain-containing protein, with amino-acid sequence MSNQVSEEQKKESEYQENVDKAIAAFNTLFSKEKDKFIFIRSVYENDGVANMEYPRQKLNELMNYIINEPSKGYAKNFFFNSCLTKITAHEEIEDVLSLFKKDKQILDKFCLFYLLFKQSFDFNDPERSKVTKIQSNIAKELIEVLNLN; translated from the coding sequence ATGTCTAATCAAGTATCAGAAGAACAAAAAAAAGAATCAGAGTATCAAGAAAATGTTGATAAAGCAATTGCTGCTTTCAATACTTTGTTCTCAAAAGAAAAAGATAAGTTCATTTTTATTAGATCTGTTTATGAAAACGATGGGGTTGCTAATATGGAATACCCACGTCAAAAATTAAATGAATTAATGAATTACATCATTAATGAACCTTCAAAGGGTTATGCTAAAAATTTCTTCTTTAATTCATGTTTAACTAAAATCACAGCTCATGAAGAAATTGAAGATGTTTTAAGTTTATTTAAAAAAGATAAACAGATTTTGGATAAGTTTTGTTTATTTTATTTACTATTTAAGCAATCATTTGATTTTAATGACCCAGAACGTTCAAAGGTTACTAAGATCCAATCAAATATTGCAAAAGAATTAATTGAGGTTTTAAATTTAAATTAA
- the rplJ gene encoding 50S ribosomal protein L10, translated as MKAIIQKKIDHVNEIAALLKDAKSFVVFEYSTMTAKEITALRRKVKTSKNEMFVLKNNILRRAIKAAGIDGFESDIKNQVAVAIGLEDAFLPIKAVHEFVKEKDAIKFVCGYLENKKLSAADLNEIAVLPSRDELYSMFLSVLQAPVRNFLYALKAVADTKQ; from the coding sequence ATGAAAGCAATTATTCAAAAGAAAATTGATCATGTAAATGAAATTGCTGCGTTGTTAAAGGATGCTAAGTCTTTTGTAGTTTTTGAATACTCTACAATGACAGCTAAAGAAATTACTGCTCTAAGAAGAAAAGTAAAAACTTCTAAGAACGAAATGTTTGTTTTAAAAAACAACATTTTAAGAAGAGCAATTAAAGCAGCTGGAATTGATGGATTTGAAAGCGACATCAAAAACCAAGTAGCAGTAGCTATTGGTCTTGAAGATGCATTCTTACCAATTAAAGCAGTTCATGAGTTCGTTAAAGAAAAAGATGCGATCAAATTCGTTTGTGGATATTTAGAAAACAAGAAACTATCTGCAGCTGATTTAAATGAAATCGCAGTTCTTCCATCAAGAGACGAACTTTACAGCATGTTTTTATCAGTGCTACAAGCTCCAGTTCGCAATTTCTTATATGCACTTAAAGCTGTAGCTGACACCAAACAATAA
- the rplL gene encoding 50S ribosomal protein L7/L12, with translation MTKEQFIESLKEMTIVEINDVIKAIEEEFGVSAAAPVAAAAAPGAAAAPSEVTVVLTSAGDKKVEVIKLVREITGLGLMEAKKAVDTPPATIKENVKIEEANELKAKFEAAGAKVELK, from the coding sequence TTAACTAAAGAACAATTTATTGAAAGTCTAAAAGAAATGACAATCGTTGAAATCAACGATGTAATTAAAGCAATCGAAGAAGAATTCGGTGTTTCAGCTGCTGCTCCTGTTGCTGCTGCAGCTGCTCCTGGTGCAGCTGCTGCTCCAAGTGAAGTAACAGTTGTATTAACATCAGCTGGTGATAAGAAAGTAGAAGTTATTAAACTAGTTCGTGAAATCACTGGATTAGGATTAATGGAAGCTAAAAAAGCTGTTGATACTCCTCCTGCTACAATTAAAGAAAACGTTAAAATCGAAGAAGCTAACGAACTTAAAGCTAAATTCGAAGCAGCTGGTGCTAAAGTTGAACTTAAATAA
- the rpmF gene encoding 50S ribosomal protein L32, which produces MAVQQRRSSKHRRDKRRSHDALAVSLMNVCKQCGKFKKAHRVCSCGMYDDLRVSKAK; this is translated from the coding sequence ATGGCAGTACAACAAAGAAGATCCTCTAAACACAGAAGAGATAAAAGACGTTCACATGATGCTTTAGCAGTTAGCTTAATGAATGTATGTAAGCAATGTGGTAAATTCAAAAAAGCTCACAGAGTTTGCTCTTGCGGAATGTACGACGATTTAAGAGTTAGTAAAGCTAAATAA
- a CDS encoding lipoprotein 17-related variable surface protein, producing MKFKKIKQLISLLGFSSIITTALASCAPSVSDQQPSNRQKETNTPIVGQLNELATTIEAKDIVLKDKNIKDELASKITNEDLNINLDNKFNDFNPVFEILEKSDKEGKIKVKLHFVSKTDENTKTDPITLDVVGFKTTNQQLAPLVFENQQTKSINLGDANWETYEYVTKNVNEMFKKRFANVPELKGWTIKGEFEVKKAPEKNENNDVVITLSGANNSKIWLTNNKQGDELVQLEINSLKVANVKPTQVSLKAWNGEVESTNAYERYKNDKKQLYPTYTTIPLIEEDPNKEIDVVGTNSNGRIQVPNKYRPYNKDNLSININSTKWIIDPITVPKKGETIDQYSILATVKFGENGTYWVTDAYRFQIFAKKFYFRDLDLPYQIIMQPDLVRKGPTRITNRDSIVPEVFSLVGPDRTNVSLFLLSELDRSKLQSFLTYGDQFVEGKYDNSLNVPTGHGNKMFSLPLENGGKSKNMLDPKSTNYIFAIGYSNNKPDSKLMFNKNLTFLNIKYMPNNKAN from the coding sequence ATGAAATTTAAAAAGATAAAACAACTGATTAGCTTATTAGGATTCTCATCAATAATAACAACAGCACTAGCCAGCTGTGCTCCGTCTGTGAGTGATCAACAACCAAGCAATAGACAAAAAGAAACTAACACACCAATTGTTGGGCAATTAAATGAATTAGCCACAACCATTGAAGCTAAAGATATTGTTTTAAAAGATAAGAATATCAAAGATGAATTAGCTTCAAAGATAACTAATGAAGATTTAAACATTAATCTTGATAATAAGTTCAACGACTTTAACCCAGTTTTTGAGATTCTTGAAAAGTCAGATAAAGAAGGTAAGATCAAAGTTAAACTTCACTTTGTTTCTAAAACTGATGAAAATACAAAAACAGATCCAATTACATTAGATGTTGTTGGTTTTAAAACAACTAATCAACAATTAGCTCCATTAGTTTTTGAAAACCAACAAACTAAATCAATTAATTTAGGTGATGCTAATTGAGAAACTTATGAATACGTAACTAAGAATGTTAATGAGATGTTTAAAAAACGCTTTGCTAATGTTCCTGAATTAAAAGGTTGAACCATCAAGGGAGAGTTTGAAGTTAAAAAAGCTCCTGAGAAAAATGAAAACAATGATGTAGTAATTACATTAAGTGGTGCTAATAATTCTAAGATCTGACTTACAAACAATAAGCAAGGTGATGAATTAGTTCAATTAGAAATCAATAGCCTTAAAGTGGCTAATGTTAAACCAACACAAGTTTCACTTAAAGCATGAAATGGTGAAGTTGAATCAACTAATGCTTATGAAAGATATAAGAACGATAAAAAACAACTTTATCCAACTTATACAACCATCCCATTAATCGAAGAAGATCCAAATAAAGAAATAGATGTTGTGGGAACTAATAGTAATGGTAGAATTCAAGTTCCTAATAAATATCGTCCATACAACAAAGACAATTTAAGCATTAATATCAATAGCACTAAATGAATTATTGATCCAATTACTGTTCCTAAAAAAGGTGAGACAATTGATCAATACTCAATTTTAGCAACTGTTAAGTTTGGTGAAAACGGAACTTACTGAGTAACTGATGCTTACAGATTCCAAATTTTTGCTAAGAAATTCTACTTCAGAGATCTTGATTTACCTTACCAAATTATAATGCAACCTGACTTAGTTAGAAAAGGTCCAACTCGCATTACAAACAGAGATTCAATCGTTCCAGAAGTATTTTCTCTTGTTGGTCCTGATCGAACTAATGTTAGCTTATTCTTATTAAGCGAATTAGACAGATCTAAATTACAATCATTCCTTACTTATGGTGATCAGTTTGTTGAAGGTAAATATGATAACAGCTTAAATGTTCCTACTGGTCACGGAAACAAGATGTTTAGTCTTCCACTAGAAAATGGTGGTAAATCAAAAAACATGTTAGACCCTAAATCAACTAACTACATTTTTGCCATCGGATATTCAAACAACAAACCTGATTCAAAACTAATGTTTAATAAAAACTTAACTTTCTTAAACATTAAATATATGCCTAACAATAAAGCTAACTAA
- a CDS encoding lipoprotein 17-related variable surface protein, with product MKVRKLIRFASFFALSTILTSALASCSTVTSSGGGHHNPGGKSLLQELEEKVQGLNENSVRLTEDKQNKTHAASEITPENISISMDHKFDDFKPVIKVVKQDDAKGELTIKVQYVFKTDASVKTTEKEIVIHGLQVKLTTKQRLENVLLLNQGEERTLDLGDANWKTFEEISTAAGATKVFHEHYKNIPELQKYQIKGVFELVKAPEEDSNKDVVLTFKAVKNSKITLVPTTFTNDGVEFQIDSLKIANVRPTQISLKAWNGTKESINAFEDYRKANWSTVDEKQTEDSNRLVQDDIKKNLGSTVGSSKNPGRVAVNPQYYRYNENNLKLYIDKKQWWVADPITVERSGNNISDYSILVTTKFGEGDKAKEFVTNAYKYEIFSKRIDKTDLTPTDDNKAEKVNGKSRLRIDRNNIIPEVFSYTSEARNNIGLFLGDTLDRTKLTSFVTYGDEKMNGTFDYSLNVQGQHGNKIVQNADSSGDWKMKLESDMPTNYIFVIGFSNKKEGSKVVFNPNLTFLNIPKAQPK from the coding sequence ATGAAAGTTAGAAAGTTAATTAGATTCGCTAGCTTCTTTGCATTAAGCACAATTTTAACAAGTGCTCTAGCTAGCTGTTCTACTGTTACATCTTCAGGGGGGGGTCATCATAATCCTGGTGGCAAATCTTTATTGCAAGAACTTGAAGAAAAAGTTCAAGGATTAAATGAAAATAGTGTTAGATTAACAGAAGATAAACAAAACAAGACTCACGCTGCTTCTGAAATCACTCCTGAAAACATTTCAATTAGCATGGATCACAAGTTTGATGATTTCAAACCTGTTATTAAAGTAGTTAAACAAGATGATGCTAAAGGTGAATTAACAATCAAAGTTCAATACGTATTTAAAACTGATGCAAGTGTTAAGACTACTGAAAAAGAAATTGTTATTCACGGTTTACAAGTAAAACTTACAACAAAACAACGCCTTGAAAATGTTCTTTTACTTAACCAAGGTGAAGAAAGAACATTAGATTTAGGTGATGCTAATTGAAAAACTTTTGAAGAAATTTCAACAGCTGCTGGTGCTACTAAAGTATTCCATGAACACTACAAAAACATTCCTGAATTACAAAAATACCAAATTAAGGGTGTGTTTGAATTAGTTAAAGCTCCTGAAGAAGATAGCAACAAAGATGTAGTTCTTACATTCAAAGCAGTTAAAAACTCTAAGATTACTCTTGTTCCAACTACATTTACAAATGACGGAGTTGAATTCCAAATCGATTCATTAAAGATTGCTAACGTTAGACCAACTCAAATTTCATTAAAAGCATGAAACGGAACTAAAGAATCAATCAATGCTTTTGAAGATTACAGAAAAGCTAACTGATCAACAGTTGATGAAAAACAAACAGAGGATTCTAATCGCTTAGTTCAGGATGATATAAAGAAAAATTTAGGTTCTACTGTTGGTAGTTCTAAAAATCCAGGTCGTGTAGCAGTTAACCCACAATATTACCGATACAACGAAAATAACTTAAAGTTATATATCGATAAAAAACAATGATGAGTTGCTGATCCAATCACTGTTGAAAGAAGCGGTAATAACATTAGTGATTACAGCATTTTAGTTACAACTAAATTCGGTGAAGGTGATAAAGCAAAAGAATTCGTAACTAACGCCTACAAATACGAAATTTTCTCTAAGAGAATTGATAAAACTGATTTAACTCCTACAGATGATAATAAAGCAGAAAAAGTAAATGGAAAATCTAGATTAAGAATTGATAGAAATAATATTATTCCTGAAGTTTTCTCATACACTTCTGAAGCACGTAATAACATTGGTTTATTCTTAGGCGATACATTAGATAGAACTAAATTAACTTCATTCGTTACTTACGGTGATGAAAAAATGAACGGAACATTTGATTATTCATTAAACGTTCAAGGTCAGCACGGAAACAAGATTGTTCAAAACGCTGACTCATCTGGTGATTGAAAGATGAAGCTTGAAAGCGATATGCCAACTAACTACATTTTTGTTATTGGTTTCTCTAACAAAAAAGAAGGTTCAAAAGTAGTATTTAACCCTAACTTAACTTTCTTAAACATTCCAAAAGCTCAACCTAAATAA
- a CDS encoding DnaJ domain-containing protein, whose translation MASKRDYYEILEISKSASQQDIKKAFRKLAMKYHPDRNKEPDAEEKFKEVNEAYEVLSDEEKRRLYDTYGHEGLNASGFHQGGFNPYDVFNSVFSGFDFEGGFGDVFSQFFGGGAHSYHDHGYVEEIDVNLVHEINLTFLEVANGCVKTIKYTRQITCPDCDGTGSADGDVAACSDCNGEGYVLEQRRTLLGMFQTKKTCPTCKGEGQTIKNKCKRCKSKRMIDETVERNVSIDSNVFYQDVVVVRNEGHIFKNLVGDLYLRVKIEPSRIFELRDNDILVNVLVDPLIAITGGTIKIPTLKEIKEINLKPGTKNGDIITISNGGIDLKVDNHMFGSYSKKGDLVVVINYARPSEYNKEEIAELKKFIKPNKEVSLYENLMKKEINKKE comes from the coding sequence ATGGCTTCAAAAAGAGATTATTACGAAATTTTAGAGATATCAAAATCAGCTAGTCAACAGGATATTAAAAAAGCCTTTAGAAAGCTTGCGATGAAATACCACCCAGATCGCAATAAAGAACCTGATGCTGAAGAAAAATTCAAAGAAGTAAATGAAGCATACGAAGTTTTAAGTGATGAAGAAAAACGAAGACTTTATGACACTTATGGTCATGAAGGTTTAAACGCATCAGGTTTTCACCAAGGTGGATTCAACCCTTATGATGTGTTTAATTCCGTGTTTAGTGGATTTGATTTCGAGGGTGGTTTTGGCGATGTTTTCTCGCAGTTTTTTGGTGGTGGCGCACACAGTTATCACGACCATGGCTATGTTGAAGAAATTGATGTTAATTTAGTTCATGAAATTAATTTAACTTTCTTAGAGGTGGCTAATGGTTGTGTCAAAACCATTAAATACACCCGTCAAATTACTTGTCCTGATTGTGATGGAACAGGTTCAGCTGATGGTGATGTAGCAGCATGTTCAGATTGTAATGGTGAAGGTTATGTTCTAGAACAAAGAAGAACATTGCTAGGCATGTTCCAAACTAAAAAGACCTGTCCAACTTGTAAGGGTGAAGGTCAAACAATCAAGAACAAATGTAAGCGTTGTAAATCTAAGCGCATGATTGATGAAACAGTTGAACGTAATGTGTCAATTGATTCAAATGTTTTTTATCAAGATGTAGTAGTTGTTCGCAACGAAGGACATATCTTTAAGAACTTAGTAGGTGATTTATACCTAAGGGTTAAGATTGAACCTTCAAGAATCTTTGAACTACGTGATAATGACATTTTAGTTAATGTTTTAGTTGATCCACTAATTGCAATAACTGGTGGAACTATTAAAATCCCAACCCTAAAAGAAATCAAAGAAATCAATCTAAAACCAGGAACTAAGAATGGTGATATTATCACCATCTCAAATGGTGGAATTGATCTAAAAGTTGATAACCACATGTTTGGTAGCTATTCTAAAAAAGGTGATCTAGTAGTTGTAATCAACTACGCACGACCAAGCGAATATAACAAAGAAGAAATTGCTGAATTAAAGAAATTCATTAAACCAAACAAAGAAGTAAGTTTATACGAAAACTTAATGAAAAAAGAGATTAATAAAAAAGAATAA
- a CDS encoding DNA cytosine methyltransferase — MLKKHGKFKHFWINTNLIKIPKNSQTFNVLSLFSGAGGMDLGFVGGFEFLNKNYQTNPFNIVFANDILKPASKVYEFNFKHKVETKSISDLTLEKDFPNINVDVILGGFPCQTFSYSGKRAGLSDKRGQLYLEMIRVIDHYKPKIFIAENVDGIRNSNKNFKGENVNQSALTTILNEFEDHGYYVQYQVLNAANYGVPQIRRRVIIIGIRKDLGNYSDVYYPEPLFDETGELTGNKWISAKDAIDDLWDKLNDPFISNHSIKDVSKAKFYLNKKMQGNNRIHENKPAPTIRAEHHGNIEGHYRTLLKDKNDISGWRRLSVRECARLQSFPDTFNFVVSASAAYKVIGNAVPPVMAWHIARATYYTLMKLDKNKRYKNNNLNKQISNQFN; from the coding sequence ATGTTAAAAAAACACGGTAAATTTAAACATTTTTGAATAAATACAAATTTAATTAAAATACCAAAAAATTCACAAACATTTAATGTATTAAGTTTGTTTTCTGGTGCTGGTGGAATGGATTTAGGTTTTGTTGGAGGATTTGAATTTTTGAATAAGAATTATCAAACAAATCCGTTTAATATAGTTTTTGCTAACGACATTCTAAAACCAGCATCTAAGGTTTATGAATTTAATTTCAAGCATAAAGTTGAAACAAAAAGCATTTCTGATTTAACTCTTGAAAAAGATTTTCCTAATATTAATGTTGATGTTATTCTTGGTGGTTTTCCATGTCAAACATTTTCTTATTCAGGCAAAAGAGCAGGATTAAGCGATAAACGTGGTCAGTTATATTTAGAAATGATCAGAGTAATTGATCATTACAAACCTAAAATCTTTATTGCTGAAAATGTTGATGGCATAAGAAACTCTAATAAAAACTTTAAAGGAGAAAATGTTAATCAATCAGCATTAACTACAATCTTGAATGAATTTGAAGACCATGGATATTATGTTCAATATCAGGTTTTAAATGCAGCAAATTATGGTGTTCCTCAAATTAGAAGAAGGGTTATCATTATCGGCATTAGAAAAGATTTAGGTAATTATAGTGATGTTTATTATCCAGAACCTTTATTTGATGAAACAGGTGAATTAACTGGTAATAAATGAATTAGTGCAAAAGATGCTATTGATGATCTATGAGATAAATTAAATGATCCTTTTATTAGCAATCACTCAATTAAAGATGTATCTAAAGCTAAGTTTTATTTAAATAAGAAAATGCAAGGTAATAATAGAATTCATGAGAACAAGCCTGCGCCAACAATAAGAGCTGAACATCACGGTAATATTGAAGGTCATTATCGAACATTATTAAAAGATAAAAATGATATAAGTGGATGACGCAGATTAAGCGTTAGAGAATGTGCTAGATTACAATCATTTCCTGATACATTTAACTTTGTAGTTAGTGCATCAGCAGCTTATAAAGTAATTGGTAATGCAGTGCCTCCTGTAATGGCTTGACATATTGCTAGAGCTACTTATTACACACTAATGAAATTAGATAAAAATAAGCGTTATAAAAATAACAATTTAAATAAACAAATAAGCAATCAATTTAATTAA
- the metG gene encoding methionine--tRNA ligase: protein MAKTKKCFISTPIYYASGQPHIGHAYTTILGDFLARFKKQRGYDVFFLSGTDEFGKKIETKAKSLGITPQEMVDKYSVKFKELFDLLNIELTRFVRTTELNHQEVVKKIFYLFHKKNYIYLDQWQGLYCVDCEEGYTSSNALKKADVAQRLNTDVSNDSDDQLYCNVGHKIVTINEPSYFIKLSEFSDFIKKSLEENNPVVFPESRNKEMLNNFVNVGLKDLSISRTSINWGIETPLNKSHKIYVWLDALFSYLTSMGFGSADDSVYQEFWNNDDSERIHLIAKEITRFHRIYWIIFLEMLGIKQPTRMISHGWIVDQNGNKMSKSLNNVIDPVEMVELFGVDQFRYFLLKEISLSEDGKVGKKLIQETINADLINNLGNLVHRIIPMIETRQDSIIKPYQAGGELEDKFLADLAKIPQQFEDFVNKNDVKSAIKLLLNISKEYSSVIEIRKPWNLYKEGLMQELANVLFIGCCAVRTIFVLLEPILVNKSKEVYEQMGFTPEQVKLENINKFEQLYNHKINKGKKLFQKQSDPELNANSKSQNK, encoded by the coding sequence ATGGCAAAAACTAAAAAGTGTTTTATTTCAACCCCAATTTATTACGCATCAGGCCAACCACATATTGGTCATGCTTATACAACGATCTTGGGTGATTTTTTAGCTAGATTTAAAAAACAACGAGGTTATGATGTTTTCTTCTTATCAGGAACTGATGAATTTGGTAAGAAAATTGAAACTAAGGCTAAATCTCTTGGAATAACACCTCAAGAAATGGTGGATAAATATTCAGTTAAATTCAAAGAATTATTTGATTTATTAAACATTGAATTAACAAGATTTGTAAGAACAACTGAACTAAACCACCAAGAAGTTGTTAAGAAAATATTTTATCTTTTTCATAAAAAGAATTACATCTACCTAGATCAATGACAAGGATTATATTGTGTTGATTGTGAAGAAGGTTATACTTCATCTAATGCTTTGAAAAAAGCTGATGTAGCACAAAGATTAAATACGGATGTTTCTAATGACAGCGATGATCAATTATATTGTAATGTTGGTCATAAGATTGTTACCATCAACGAACCTTCTTATTTCATAAAATTATCAGAATTTAGCGATTTTATTAAGAAATCTTTAGAAGAAAATAATCCTGTTGTTTTCCCAGAATCTAGAAACAAAGAGATGCTAAATAACTTTGTTAATGTTGGTCTAAAAGATTTATCAATCAGCCGCACTAGTATTAACTGAGGAATTGAAACACCCCTAAATAAGAGTCATAAAATTTATGTTTGATTAGATGCATTGTTTTCTTATTTAACATCAATGGGTTTTGGTTCAGCTGATGATAGTGTTTATCAAGAATTCTGAAACAATGATGATAGTGAAAGAATTCATTTAATTGCTAAAGAAATTACCCGCTTCCACAGAATTTATTGAATTATCTTCTTAGAAATGCTTGGTATCAAACAACCAACAAGAATGATTTCTCATGGTTGAATTGTTGATCAAAATGGTAATAAGATGTCTAAATCACTTAACAATGTGATTGACCCTGTTGAGATGGTTGAACTATTTGGTGTTGATCAATTTAGATACTTCTTATTAAAAGAAATTAGCTTGAGTGAAGATGGTAAGGTTGGTAAAAAATTAATCCAAGAAACAATTAATGCTGATTTAATTAACAACCTTGGTAACTTAGTGCACCGTATCATTCCGATGATTGAAACAAGACAAGATTCAATCATTAAACCATATCAAGCTGGTGGTGAGTTAGAAGATAAGTTTTTAGCAGATTTAGCGAAAATTCCTCAACAATTTGAAGATTTTGTTAATAAGAATGATGTTAAATCAGCCATCAAATTATTACTAAATATTTCTAAGGAATATTCAAGTGTAATTGAGATCAGAAAACCATGAAACTTATACAAAGAAGGTTTGATGCAAGAACTAGCTAACGTCTTATTCATTGGTTGTTGTGCAGTTAGAACGATCTTTGTTTTATTAGAACCAATCCTTGTTAATAAATCTAAGGAAGTTTATGAACAAATGGGCTTCACACCTGAACAAGTAAAATTAGAAAACATTAACAAGTTCGAACAATTATATAACCATAAGATTAACAAAGGTAAGAAGTTGTTTCAAAAACAATCTGATCCTGAATTGAATGCCAATTCAAAATCACAAAATAAATAA
- the der gene encoding ribosome biogenesis GTPase Der — MLKVAIVGKPNVGKSTLFNRLIKNRIAIVDDVPGITRDRIFGDVEWLTKRFQIIDTGGLTTDSDEFQKAIEQQVQFAIDEADVILFVCSYKEGINSDDHYAAKLLKKHKNKKILFVLNKIENQNKNDLNLSNYFSLGFGKPMIISAEHAIGIGDLLDEIIKLKEQFETKKDDEFAATFCIIGKPNVGKSSLLNQLLKKERVLVSDVAGTTRDAIDATFKYNKELYKVIDTAGIRRKGKIATRIEKFSVQRTQQAISRSQFILLMLDGSQDLSEQDEVIGGLCMEANLPTIIVVNKWDIVKKDEKTMNLYKKQIRNKFKYLVWSPIIFISAKENLRIDTIFETIKLIKQQLNIKISTSLLNDVISKAQMMNQAPIFNGNRLSITYTTQAKGQIPTFVLFCNNPDYLHFSYARFLENKIREAFGLTYVPMTLYFKSKNARNRKLSKDVKFKQVGYDIE, encoded by the coding sequence ATGTTAAAAGTTGCCATTGTTGGAAAACCAAATGTTGGTAAATCAACTTTATTTAACCGTTTAATTAAGAATCGAATTGCCATCGTTGATGATGTTCCAGGGATTACCAGAGATCGTATTTTTGGTGATGTAGAATGATTGACTAAACGCTTCCAAATTATTGACACAGGTGGGCTGACTACTGATAGTGATGAGTTTCAAAAAGCAATTGAACAACAAGTTCAATTTGCCATCGATGAAGCTGATGTTATCTTATTTGTTTGTTCTTATAAAGAAGGTATTAATTCAGACGATCACTATGCGGCTAAATTACTTAAAAAACATAAGAATAAGAAGATTTTATTCGTATTAAACAAGATTGAAAATCAAAATAAAAACGATCTTAATTTAAGTAATTATTTCAGTTTAGGTTTTGGTAAACCAATGATCATTTCAGCAGAACACGCAATTGGTATTGGTGATCTATTAGATGAAATTATTAAACTCAAAGAACAATTCGAAACCAAAAAAGACGATGAGTTTGCTGCTACTTTTTGTATTATTGGAAAACCAAATGTTGGCAAATCTAGTTTATTAAACCAATTGTTAAAAAAAGAACGGGTTCTAGTATCTGATGTCGCAGGCACAACACGAGATGCAATTGATGCAACATTTAAATATAACAAAGAACTATATAAGGTTATTGATACGGCAGGAATCAGAAGAAAAGGTAAGATTGCCACTAGAATTGAAAAGTTTTCAGTCCAACGCACCCAGCAAGCCATCTCACGATCACAATTCATTTTATTAATGTTAGATGGATCACAAGATTTATCAGAACAAGATGAAGTAATTGGTGGTTTATGCATGGAAGCAAACCTACCCACAATCATTGTTGTTAACAAATGAGATATTGTTAAAAAAGACGAAAAAACAATGAATTTATACAAAAAACAGATCCGTAATAAATTCAAGTATTTAGTCTGATCACCAATCATCTTTATTAGCGCTAAAGAAAACCTAAGAATTGATACAATTTTTGAAACCATTAAGTTGATCAAACAACAACTAAACATTAAGATTTCAACATCATTATTAAATGATGTCATCAGCAAGGCCCAAATGATGAACCAAGCACCAATCTTTAATGGTAACCGTTTATCAATCACATACACAACTCAAGCCAAAGGCCAGATCCCAACTTTTGTATTGTTCTGTAATAACCCTGATTATTTACACTTCTCTTATGCACGGTTTTTAGAAAACAAAATCCGTGAAGCATTCGGATTAACTTATGTGCCAATGACGCTGTATTTTAAATCCAAGAATGCAAGAAACCGAAAATTATCAAAAGATGTCAAATTTAAGCAAGTTGGCTATGACATTGAATAA
- the cmk gene encoding (d)CMP kinase: MNNKQIAIDGPAGSGKSTVAKLVAKHLNFDYLSTGKMFRAFYYLINKNSWNNDDLIKNYHQFNFVFNGDQVFLNDENISDLLENPQVSMGASLIAQDQKIRDLALRLQQDYAAKNPVVMDGRDIGSIVLKNAILKIYLTASAKERAIRRIKQLDLELSDQNIDKFSKDIQQRDDNDANRELAPLVIVDDAFVINSDNLTIDQVVDQIVKLYHQKVGN; encoded by the coding sequence ATGAATAACAAACAGATTGCAATCGATGGTCCTGCTGGTAGTGGTAAATCTACAGTTGCTAAATTAGTAGCCAAACATCTTAACTTTGATTATTTATCAACAGGTAAGATGTTTCGGGCGTTTTATTATTTAATTAATAAAAATAGCTGAAATAACGATGATTTAATTAAAAACTATCATCAATTTAATTTCGTATTTAATGGTGATCAAGTATTTTTAAATGATGAAAATATTTCAGATTTACTAGAAAATCCTCAAGTATCAATGGGTGCTAGTTTGATTGCTCAAGATCAAAAAATTCGTGATCTAGCACTAAGATTGCAACAAGATTATGCAGCCAAAAACCCTGTAGTTATGGACGGTAGAGATATTGGTAGTATTGTGTTAAAAAACGCAATCTTAAAGATCTATCTAACTGCATCAGCCAAAGAACGTGCCATCAGAAGAATTAAGCAACTAGATCTAGAATTATCTGATCAAAATATTGATAAATTTAGCAAAGACATCCAACAACGTGATGATAATGATGCTAACCGTGAGTTAGCTCCATTAGTTATTGTTGATGATGCGTTTGTAATTAATTCAGATAACTTAACAATTGATCAAGTGGTTGATCAAATTGTTAAGTTATATCACCAAAAGGTAGGTAATTAA